taacatgacaaattgtaaaacaaaaaaaataatataatagtaagctcacaaatgaaagtcatatatttaatagattaatagataatatattatttagtaatatgtatttagcatcatatattgaaaattgattaaataacttaaatgtttGCAATGAAATCACTTACATACAAATATTTTCTATCAATCACGTATTTTTGTTGATACATAAGTAATCTAAATATATCTACATTCTAAATGGGAAAAAAATGTGTTATAtgaccttaatatttattaataatttaattttatttaatcacaCTCATCTCTATTCGTCTTCTCATTATTAACTTAATGTTCGTAATACTAACAATTTATAACATTATGATAGTGATTTTCTGTGAATTTGATCTCGAATGTGAATTGCAGATATATTTagattcacaattcacattcatatatttatatagatatagattattattaaaagaatatatgaaaaagaaaacatgtattaatttatgtaaattttaaatttaaaaataaaaatgtattaatgattattattaaaagaatatatgaaaaagaaaacatgtattaatgattattattaaatgaaggtaaggatatttatgtaaattcatcattcacattcatatatttatatagatatagatatagattcgGACTCAAAAAATACAATGAAATTCAAATGATAAAAACATATGGGGTCAGGAAGTTCAAACTAAATTTTCTAACATGGAgactagattttaatttatatttgatGTTAAAAGACCGAGTCAAACATCCCGTCAAATTGAATTTTCAAGGTGCGTCTTTGATATTCAGTTTGACGGGCCCCTCTAGTTTTGTGAAAATGAATTATTACATGTTAGAACTCTTGTTACATAAATATTAATGCAACAAATAATGAAAGGTAGAATACGATTCGGACTTGGTTCTCAGGTGTCGGTTCCATGACATAAATAACTCAACTGTCACTTCCTATCATTTGTAATTTTGCGGTCCTTGATGTTAATCGTCCACCTAATAGAGCTCGACAACAAGGGTCTCTTAAGACCGACCGGACCGGACCAGACCAGACTTACGTAAGACCAGAGGGGCTTGAAGTGAGGTTGTTTTCACCAACAGGGAAGCTTTAACAAAGGACCAACAACATTTGACAGAATTAtatgatatttatatatttggATCCTCTATCCCCTCACCTGTCATTTGTGTTGGTGGACCAGTCGTTGCTTCCTGGAAACTCCAATTCCATACAAACAAAAAGCATTGGCCAGCCATATTATATATACAAGGGTTATTCGGTGCTACGACCTTATGCGTAAACTCATTATTTCAACCTTTAATCCAAAGACTGTAAAAGGGACTTGCATGTTCTTTCACATGAACTAATGCATATGGAAAAAAAGAATGATAAATTTGTTGGATTccattaaattttaagaatagtTCTGCGATGTCGTGGGTTATTTCAAGAAGAGTTGGGAGCTAGGCTGCACTATGGCTTGAAGAATCCAAGAGCTTTGGAAACTTTGTGGCAAGTTTTAATCAACAAACTGTCGTCACAAAAGATGTATTGACGCAAGGCTAGTTCGAGGTTTCCACGAAGAGAGGAAGATCTGTTCATTTGCTTCCCCTGTATCATCAAGAAAGAAATAAAGTTTCGGGCAATTCAAAATAGGACATGCATGTCCCTTGGTGCTTCGTATTGGAAGAAAGTGACTTGCtgggaaaaaaaaacaaattcgacAATCTCAGATTTAGTAGCAGTTCCAACCGAAACATGACTGGAGACGACAGTATACATGGAATTTATTTTGAGCAAAAGAGCAACAAATAAGTATAGAACGATCAACACATGATACAGATCAAACTCTAGACTCCAAGCCGGACTAGCAGCGAACATGGAGAGTCGATAAGAACATTTCCAACACCATTGTTCTTGATGTCGCGCAGCAGATGGGAGGAGGATAAGCAATCATTCAAATTCATATTCCCATTTAAACAGTCAGGAAGATGATATTACGAACTCGCcaaaatatatcatatcataatttttaaacTACTACGAAGAATTAAATTGACCAAAAAACTAAGATTTTCAAAGaatcatgaatttttattaaaaacatttaattaaaataaatgaatatcctgaattatttaaattgagaaAAGTGATGGTCACGATCATGTTTAACCgtctaataaatataatttaattttgataatttaacaAGTTTGAAAACTACTTAAATACATTCTCACGGCCTAACCTAACATAATGAGGATTTAATATTCAAACCTACTCCAAATTTGAGCATTTTTCTCCTCGTCCAATTTTGTTCTGAAAgaacaaattttcaaattcaccTTTTTAGCTTTTTTCGGACATACCATTAATTACTGTTGCTGTCACCAGTTCCTCATTAGTCGCTTCTTCGATTTCATTTCCTCAGATTTGTAATATATTCTTACGTACGACTCTGAAATTCGGACAACGAATATCGAGAATCTGTATCGAAACACGGTTTCTATTCGAAACCAAGAGCTTTCTGTTTCTTTGGTTTTATTATCATGTAggtgaaaaaaacaaaaaatttgtttttgactcatgctttgaACGCACTGTATATGGATAATTAACGTGAACACGAATCTCTGTGATGGAGTTATTCAAGGGAGGGCTTTGAATTTGCCTGTTTACTATCACAACTTCCTTGTTTCGTATTCCCCGCACCACCATTTCCATTGATTTCACAGGTCCCATCACAAACTATATATTTTCCAGTCCATTGTTCTTCTGCTTTTTTATGTATGTATACTGACTTGGGTTTTTTTTCCTTGATTATGGTTATGATTTTGCAGGGACTGTTGTCTTATCTTACCACCTTGTTTCTTGGAAACTATTTCGATGCTTACCTGCGTAGCACGTTCGAAGCAGTCGAGCGATGAATCGCCCGTCGATCATAAGTCTGAAAAGCCCCGATGCCGATGCCGCTCCTGACAAACAGATTATTAAGACACTCTCTTCTCAGGTAATCTGCTTTCTGGACTAGCAATTTTGGAGGGAATTTTGTTTGAAAAAATGTTTGGAAATTATGAAAGTTTTGGTTTTGCAGGTCAGGAGTATGGCATTGAAGGCCTCGGGTGCTTATCGGCACTGCGCGTCAGTGCGCGGGTGAGAAGGAGGCGCATCTGAGGAGAGAAACGAGTTTCCTAAGCAGCGGGTCTGACTTGCCGACGTCGGACAAATTCCAGTGGTCATACCGGCGGACGGAGAGTTATAATTCGAGCACCACTGCTGGGAGAAGGGAGCTGGAATCTAGGCTGAAAGGGATATCTAACGGGAATGGGACACCGGTGTCGACGAGCCGCCGGCAAGTCGACACAGTGGTGTTTGTGGAAGAAAGCGAGCCGAAGGAGTGGGTGGCTCAGGTGGAACTCGGAGTTCTAATTACGTTTGTGTCCTTGCCACCTGGCGGCAATGATCTTAAGCAGATTCGATTCAGGTAATATTTCGGTAATTTTAATCACTTTTTCAAGAGAAATTAATTCCTTGCATAAATTATTTTCCACTGAAATTTATGATGGTAAGACTTAAATCATGCAAGAAGTTCAAACGTAGTACGTTGATTTTAATAAATGAGATGTACATTGTTTTCATAATGCATATAAAGATGGACATTCAGCATCGGTGGACTTGGCGAATCAAGATTGTGTATGCTTACCACAGTTTTTTACTTCAAACAAGAATATTCCTGCcgatgaaaatatattttacgtCTCATTATTTTGTCATTTAGATGTACTATTACAATGACATTAAATCATCTGATTAGGTACTCGCTGTCCTGATTCATTCTCTCTGTACCGATTATTTCGCAAGGGAATTGTGGGGATGCCTTTTAAGCAAAGTCAAATGCAATCCAATTTTTTACATGCGATGAAGTCAAATCACCATTGATTTTTAGGCCCAATTTGTAATGGAACTGTGTAGTGTGTAGGTCCAACTTAGTGGCTTGCCATAAAAACAAGCACTTGTCTCTTTAATATAATTCTTTTTGAATCACACATTAATCCAAGCAATATGTCGGGATTGTTTTTCGGACGGGGCAACTATTATTACACAACAATATACTTCTGAATAATTGCACTTGCTTGCATCTGATCATAATCGAACATCGGTTCACAAGATCTAAAGCTTATAAATCATGTTACAGTCCAAATGCTATATATAGACTCTTTCAAGGTTTGAAATTATTACTTCCACGATGAGTTTCTACTACAACTTTGACGTTTGAATTATGTGGTCAGAGTTCAACTTAACTAGCTTAAATTGCAGATTGGGGGGCCTTTCCATTATTATTCTTATTGTAGGGTATATATTGCATTGATTCATATGATCATCATCGCACCATGATTTATCTTGTGTACCGGGTTGAAATGCTTTGCTATGTAGCCGAGAAACATTCAACAAATGGCAAGCTCAACGGTGGTGGACGGAGAATTGTGAAAAAGTGATGGAACTTTACAATGTACCGAGGTTAAACCGGGAAGCATTCCCTCTGCCAACAACTCCAAGATCTGAAGACGATGCAAGTTCAAAGATTGAATCTTTCGAAGAAAGACCATTGACACCACCATTAGGTAGAGAATCACTGCCTCCTATGTTTTTCGGACCAACTGGAGGGGGAATGACATGCTTTTCATCAGATTCACTTGACCATCAATCGAAGCTTTCTCATTCTAACTATGATGCTTGTGATGCTGCCTCGACTCCTAAACTCTCAAGTATTGGTGGTGCTAAAAAAGTGACGTCGTCCGCAGATGCCTCCATAAGAACCTGTTCCTCTCGAGATGTTGATCGGTCTGGAGAGATATCAATAAGTAATGCCAGTGATCTAGAAAGTGGATGGGTTGAACAAGATGAGCCGGGTGTGTATATTACCATCAGAGCGTTGCCTGATGGTAAACGAGAACTCAGACGGGTGAGATTCAGGTTAGTTTCTACCTTTCTAGCTTTTCTTGAAGACATGAATAACGATGTTAAAAGTTTAGAACCTTAGTTTCAAGATTATCACCCAGGCATGCAAAATGGAATACGAACAGTCTTTACGCTATGATAAAATTAAAATGCGCCTTGCCTTTTCCTTTTGGAAATTAATACTTGTGTCAACATGATACTGAATTGAAGTTAATGGCAGTCGAGAGAAATTTGGGGAGGTGCATGCAAGATTGTGGTGGGAAGAGAACAGAGAAAGGATACACAAGCAGTACCTGTGATTCAATTCAACAAGGCAAGCAGATCAGATGCTGCTTTTTGGGCAAAtaatgactaaaggttcttggtTATAAAGTCAGAAGGCCAGTTCAGTACCCACAAAAGGGAGAGTAGCCTGTACAATGAGAATTCACAGTTTGTGACTCCATGAAAGAACCATCatgaattttgaataaaaattgatACGGGATTGCATAAAAATTGTGGCTTATTTGGGGATTCTAATCTTAACACATATATGGATCTTTGCTAGCTCTTATCATTGGAATGCGAACGACTACTAATGTTCGAATATGGAAATTGTTGAGTTACACCAAGATAATACCATTTTGTATTGACCAAGTGTAGCACATCGTTCGGTCAAATTTGAAAAGTTGGGGCAAGAAGTTGAGAAAAAGGAGAGTTGATCCTTGCTATGGGACAAATAAAAAGCATCTTTTTAATGGATCAAACTAagatttctctccattttttttttttttgcaaaaagaaaagaaaagaagtaGCAAGTTCAAGAGATGGGAGTCGACAACCCGTAGCACAAACTACTGTTTCTTAATGTGATTCTAAACTAACATGCCTCGACCCTGCAATCCATGAGGAGGGTGAAACGGCAATTCGATGGCAGCAAGCCGCTGGATATCTGCTGGCACCATCGTTGAAGGAGACTGCTCCAGCTGGCCCATGGCGGCACTCCGCTGGGAAACTGGTGGTGGCTCCACCGGGCAGCGACAAATTGGACAATTCATATGGGAATAGAGCCACATATCAATACAAGGGGCATGAAATGAGTGCTTACAAATCGGTAGCTGCCTAACTTCCTCGCCTTCTTCGAAAACTGATAGACACACAGCACATTCAGACTCGTTTCTCATATCTTGCCCCGCCACCCCGTTCTTGTACTTGAAGCTGAAAACCGAGtccaaattaatattttgatatcTCCTACTCGAGCTCCGACCAGTGATCATTGCCCGTTGGCGGTCGCGGGAGTACCTGTTGGTGCTTAAATCTGTGCACCATTTTAAGACTACTAGATTATAAAGCGCAAGCACAACTGCAGCCGTTCCGACCACAACTAGGCCGTAGTACAAAATTGGcatgtttgattttgataaggAAGATGGCGGCGGCATTAGATGTGGGCTTGGAGGGTGGTCTCCCATGGTAACTTTTCTCCCGGGAAGTTTGGTTTTGTATATTCTATGAAATAGAACATTTAATTATCTCATGTTAGTAGTGggaataaaaaagaaaatcttGAAAAACTCCCTTGGCTTAATAAGTAAATGATTTTGTGCTTCCTTCGGAAGTCCCGAGGCAACTATAACATGTCCAATGGATTGAAGCTTTAAATAGTAGCAAATATTGCTCGAATTGACTCTAAATTATTATTGATACGAAGATTACTCCAAATTTGGGAACTTATGATGTAATTAATCTTGGAGGTCGTATTCTTGTGTTAGTTGTCACATGTTGATTAGACAATCTTTTTTTTGAGATAGTTTTTGGAGTTGGGTTAGTTATAagtctcaatcttaacatgatatcagaATCCAAATTTCACTGTTATGCATTAGACTGCTCATATTTGAACTACCCATTCTGGTCATAGTTGAGTTACTCGTAAATTTCACGGTCCAGATGTTTATCCCTGAGTGTGTTAGTTGTGCCatatcggttggataaaatccCCGAGAATTGCGTATATGGACTTGGACTATTCTTCCCATTGAGCTAACTTTTGGAGGAaaaaaaatctttctttcccaacatTCTTCGTATCATTCTTAGTTACATAACTAATAATTTGTAACTTCTTCTAACTTCTCATCATAAATAAATACGGTAAATTTATTTAGATTATCCAGACTCTTACACAAAAATGTTACATAAGATTTCTTCCCTATATGGTGAGGGCTATCCTATATTCAATATGAGTGTGATAAATTTTGATCAAGATGTACACATCAATTATTGAATGTTCAATTTTCAACCATGGTTCAATCAATCAAATGTTGAATAAGTGGCTCCAAGATTGTGACTTCGATATTAAGGTATTATTGGTTAATAATCTTGAAACCGTGGTTCTAAAGGTGGGAGTTTTTTATGTGCTGCAAACTGTCGGTGGCCTTGAATTATGAGAGAGACACAAATTTACATTGCAAATATGAAATCGATACGGCAGAGTTGGGGAGAAATGGGTGAAGACAGTATCTCTCCGTCTCTCTCAACAACATTATCGCAACCATAGCTAGAGTACAAGCCATTGTAATCAAGAAATTGATTTGTTATGCTGTATCAATCACGTTATTGGCACGTAATTGCTATATGGACCTTATCGATCATTCGGATTCTTTCAATACGATACCACAACTTTCACGTTTGATCTTGATCTGTACACCTCGATCCGAAAATAAATCTAATATATTCTTTATTACATCAATAATTGATTGTGGCATATTGAGTTTTTATTGGTGCGAAAGTTGGTTAAATATGTTGAAAATTCATACGTGATAATTAATACTTGGTGTAACATATAATGTTGTTGAGGAATTTTTCTCATTCGGATACTTTATATATACTGCATCAACAAATATGGTCTAATTTTGTATGCCTAAATTTAATAAACTACTagttaataattttgatattgatTGCATTTTATTTGGGAAATAtgagaaggaaaaaaaataaaaaatgtaattttaaaatattatcgaGTTTCGAGTCTGATCCATAGACAGAAGACCAAAATTCAACTCTGAGAGCCAATTTGTATTGGGCTTTAGTCAAAGTGATTCCGATCCAAATTTGATTATCTGGGTCCATTCGAAAacattttcattaaaaaatatcattcacatcaaTTTCATGTCGTTATCTTTTGATTTGACAAACAGTGGTGATTtagattaatatttttaatggaaAAATTGGTTAAATAATTTCGAtaactatatatttttttttaagtaaatGACCTCTTGAAGTGTATTTCAAATACATTTGAAGaggtcattttcttaaaaaaaaagttgACCGAAGTTAACCTATTTTTTACTTCATATAAAATTGTGATAAAAATCATTGCTTTGCATTAGGACTTAATTTATTTTTCCAAGAAAggagaaaaataaattcttggaaaaataaatagaaaacgTGGTCCAACCCAACACGGTTTTATTCTTATGCTAACCCGGACCGGGCTTTCCAGGATTGGATCCTGATTATCCTTATCCAGTCAGCTTGTCTTGTacgattattatttattttactttaCCTAATCCGATAGCCCATTGGTCAACTTGTCAATTCcgtcacaataaaaaaattcgCAGGGCAACAGCACCCCGTTCTTGAATGATTGATTCATCTGTACTTCCCCAtttcaataatataatataataatctgAGTGGTTCTTTTACAATTCTCAATTTTACTGTACTTTTTTTAATACCATTTTTATTCCAAGGTtatcgataaaaaaaaatttattcaactTTTCAAACGAAAAaaaagcattaaaataatttatatttaaatattgctttgattttttttttttagttttaatataaaaatagtatttccTGCTTTTGGAATGTTGAGCTCTTCTTGAACGCCATAACGGTCAATGGTTTTGTGCCCGAAGTGTTTTCACGCTGCGATTCCGTACACTTCGATCTTAATGGAGTGCTGTCGGTTCTTGAAGTGGCGAGGGACGTCGGTTTTAAAGTTTATAAATTTCTAAGGAAAAATAGACAAGAGAGGAGGCGGCAAATTTCAATTTTGACAACCCATCAGTTTACAATCAAGATTCGTACTTTTTCATCTGATTTTCATGGAAAGTGGAATGGCATTGAAAGACAAGGGGGTGAATTACGATGTTGTTGTCGAGATTCAGAATCCGGGCACTGAGGAAACTTCAAGAAAAAGTGCTGATTTTCAAagaaatggtgtttctgaatcCAAGGAGGATTTGCCTAGAGAACAGAAAAACTTAGTTCCACCTCCAGATTTCTCTGCAAAACCACCCCTTGGACCTGCTATTAGGCAAAGATCTCTTTCAAAATCAGCTTATTCTAAGCCCAAGTCAAGAATAGTGGAGCCTCCACATACAAGCAAAACGAAGCCAGTTGAAGAAAATGCTCAACCTGCTCGTCCCGCAAAGTCACCTTACATACTTTCGCCTAAAGTTGCTTCGCCTTCTGTAAAAGTTAATCCTGGAACTCCAAAAGCATCTGCTCCAATTACGCCAAAAACACCTCTAATGGCGGCCGCTGGAGGAGACGATGACGAGGATGACGATGATAAAGTATACGAAGCTGAAACCTTTAAGAATCTCAAAGCTAAGCGTGGTAAGAAAGTGAGATTCTTGATTCTGATTGAATGGATCGCTTTTGTGTCCCTAATTACTGTTTTAATTACGAGCTTAACCGTTAACAAGTTGAAGGGCCTTGAGATTTGGGGTTTGAAATTGTGGAGATGGTGTGTTTTGGTATCGGTGATCTTTTGTGGTCGTCTGTTCACTGGCTGGTTTACTAATACTCTGGTTTTCTCGATTGAAAAGAACTTTTTGCTCAAGAAAAAGGTTCTGTATTTTCTTTTTGCCTTGAAAAAGAGTTTTCGTGTCGTAATTTGGTTGGCCTTGATTCTTTTAGCTTGGGGCTTGTTGTTTAATCGCGGGGTTAAAAGATCACATGACGCTACTAAGATTCTAAATCATATTACTAGAGGCATTGTGTCTACTCTTGTTGCGGCCGTTCTGTGGATGGGGAAGACACTTTTGGTAAAGTTGGTGGCTTCATCTTTTCATGTTAGAACATACTTTGATAGGATTCAAGAATCTATATTTCATCAGTACATTCTTGAGGCACTTTCGCGTGCTCCAACATTTGATAGTGCTGTGAGTGACGATAATTCAAGGCTCAGCTGTCAATTGAGTTTCAATAGTGCGAAAAATGGGAAACAAGAGAAGGGGGAGGTGATTAATGTGGATAAACTTTACAAGATTAGGCGTGAGAAGGTCTCGGCTTGGACAATGGGAGGGTTGATTAAAGTTATAAATAGTTCAGGATTGACAACGGTTTCTGAGTTAATTGACGACAGCCTTGAAGAGGAACATGGAGAACCGAAAGAAATTACGAGTGAGGTTGGGGCAAGGGCCGCAGCTAAGCGAATATTTAGAAATGTTGCAAAATATGGCCACAAGTAAGAATTCATGTCTTAGCATAACTTAGCTtcttttaatttgataatttttttgtgCAAATGTGTGAGTTAATATCGTGCTATGGTTTAGGTATATTGAACAGGATGATCTTTTACTTTTCATGCCTAAAGAAGAAGTTGACAATGCATTTCCACTCTTTGAAGGAGCTGCAGAAACAGGGAGGATTACCAAATCATCCTTCAGAAATTGGGTGG
The sequence above is a segment of the Primulina tabacum isolate GXHZ01 chromosome 6, ASM2559414v2, whole genome shotgun sequence genome. Coding sequences within it:
- the LOC142548332 gene encoding RING-H2 finger protein ATL1-like, with protein sequence MGDHPPSPHLMPPPSSLSKSNMPILYYGLVVVGTAAVVLALYNLVVLKWCTDLSTNRYSRDRQRAMITGRSSSRRYQNINLDSVFSFKYKNGVAGQDMRNESECAVCLSVFEEGEEVRQLPICKHSFHAPCIDMWLYSHMNCPICRCPVEPPPVSQRSAAMGQLEQSPSTMVPADIQRLAAIELPFHPPHGLQGRGMLV
- the LOC142548434 gene encoding mechanosensitive ion channel protein 10-like encodes the protein MESGMALKDKGVNYDVVVEIQNPGTEETSRKSADFQRNGVSESKEDLPREQKNLVPPPDFSAKPPLGPAIRQRSLSKSAYSKPKSRIVEPPHTSKTKPVEENAQPARPAKSPYILSPKVASPSVKVNPGTPKASAPITPKTPLMAAAGGDDDEDDDDKVYEAETFKNLKAKRGKKVRFLILIEWIAFVSLITVLITSLTVNKLKGLEIWGLKLWRWCVLVSVIFCGRLFTGWFTNTLVFSIEKNFLLKKKVLYFLFALKKSFRVVIWLALILLAWGLLFNRGVKRSHDATKILNHITRGIVSTLVAAVLWMGKTLLVKLVASSFHVRTYFDRIQESIFHQYILEALSRAPTFDSAVSDDNSRLSCQLSFNSAKNGKQEKGEVINVDKLYKIRREKVSAWTMGGLIKVINSSGLTTVSELIDDSLEEEHGEPKEITSEVGARAAAKRIFRNVAKYGHKYIEQDDLLLFMPKEEVDNAFPLFEGAAETGRITKSSFRNWVVKAYNERKCLAVSLKDAKTAIEELNKIASGIILIVIIIVWLLLMEITTNKVLIFISSQMLLVVFMFGNTAKMVFEALIFVFVMHPFDVGDRCVVDGVQMVVDEMNILTTIFLKPDNEKIYYPNSVLATKPISNFNRSPEMGDSVDFAVDFSTSVEKISDMKDKIKAYLESKPQQWHPSFSVQLKEIVDVHKLNMALYVNHTMNFQNSGERGNRKSDLVFELKRIFEELGITYRLLPQGVQVSYA